The Coccidioides posadasii str. Silveira chromosome 2, complete sequence genomic interval AGGATGATCGACAACGTTGTAAACCGAATGCGGTCCACCTAGTTTACTCACGTCCCACGTTTTACCATCGACGACGATTTTGGTACAATCTAGCTGTGCCAATGGCAATACGGGGAAAAGAGCGAGAAGAGAGACGATCGGGAGTTCTAAAGGCGCTTTCATGATGGCTGTGGGAGTGGTTGAATGTGGTTGGGTCTGAACGGGTTATCCCCGGCGACTTCCAGCAGTGAGTGGTGAGGGACAGCTAGGCTGTCGCGACAGGGAAAGGCTTCCCCAGGCTATGAAGAGAGAgaacggaaaaaaaaattgggaCGATCCGGACACCAAGACAAAATCACCAACTGCGAGAAGTGCTTGAATTGAGATCCGCCGTGCCTGGGAATGCTGGACACGCGATGATGATGGCTACCAGCCGTCGTCACTTCGATGCCAAGCCACTAGGGCGATGCGGTGATCACTCCCGTCATCCCCAGGCGGACGAGCAGTTTTGGCTGAGAAGGgcgggaggaaaaaaaaaaaaaaaggaaggaaaagaacAGAAAACGTGTGAGAGCTCGGCCTCTTGGTCACAACTAATTAATCAACCGGGCTGGTGGATTAACGGACGGGCAAAGACAGGCAAACCCAGACACAGTAGTTAAACTCGCTTGTATGTATTCCCAGCGCGGCGTCCTTCTAGCTCGGGCGAGCTGCCTTCCGATAGCCTATAACAGAGCTCCAAATGGCAAATCCTCACGGCGTCTGAATGCTTAGCACTGAGTAAAAGATAGGTAGACGTTATATCCCCTCACACAGACACAATGATGCTCTCAAGGCGCATGGTCAGTTCGTCCTCTACAAGTACCCGTATACCCCCCTCATCCAACCCCTCGTTCCGCTGACCGTCTCACTCCGCAGCTCTCGAAAGAGGACGAGGAAGCCAGCCACGGCGAAGAGACCGAAGTCCGGCGCGAAGACcaagagaaaataaatcGTTTTAGCAGACTACACCAACGAGAGACGGCATTAGAGGAGCAACTCAAAACAAAACAGGTGCAAAACCCTTCACCGTTGGCACTCCCATTGCCAAAGACACCCTTAATAACACTACCCGTAAACTCCAGAAAGACAAGGAAGACCTTGAAGAAATATCCGCCGAACTCGATCTCGCCGACGAAGACGAACCGGTCCCGTAAGGATAGCTCCTTCATCCACCACCCATTTGAAGAACTCCGCAACCTAACATTCTTTGCCCAGCTACAAAATCGGAGACTCTTTCATCTCCCTGCCCCTCCCAGAAGCTCAGGCTTTACTCACAGCCTCCTCCGAACAGATCGACGAGGAAGTTTCAAAGATAGAAGGACAGCTGGGTGAATTACGAGATGAgttgcagcagttgaaagTCGCTCTGTACGCGCGGTTTGGCAGGAGTATTAACTTGGAGACttaataaaaagataaaacGTTGGCTGGAGTTGGACGTTGAGGCCTGTGAGACAAATATAGGCTTACAGTATGCCGCCACGAAGGCCCGGCGTTTGCATGCGTGGAAGGGAATTGGCCACATGGTAGAAAGGCATCAGACGCATTGCGAAGTCAAGATTTCTAACAATGCACAATGTAAGGAGCGTTGCATAAGACTGTGTATAATTCCCAAGTTCAAAAGGAGCGAGACCCTTTGGCCAACCTATAGGTGTGACATGTATTACTTGTTTGTTCTGTGAAATCCGTATATCAAATTCAACGTCATATCCAGTCCTTGTTCCCAACCCACCCAAGTTCGTTAGCGACGATCGAAGCCCGAAAAAATAGAAGCAAAACCCGGAATCTGATTCAAACCCAAAACAGCCCTATGAGGCCTCAAACCTTCATAGCAAACTGCTTCATGTACAAGTAATCCGACATCGAGCGATTAACGGCCGATCTGATAATCTTCGCTCCCTTCTCACCATACTTCTCGCGCCATTCACACTCGAACTCCTCTTCGGTTTttagcttcttcttcttattcGAGAAACGTTAGAATCCTTTACCCACGATAGACAAGGGCCTCACTTACATGGAGTCTAGGCTTCAAGGACGTAGAATGCATGGCATCCTCGTGGAACCCGGGCCACTTCTCAAACGCTTCTTTAGCAGTGGCTTGGTCCTCCTTGCTCTCCCAGTTGAGCATATCAGGCGTGAATTCTTCTCCAACGCTGATGCAGAATCTCTCGATGACACCGGCTGGGTTATCGAGGAGGTCATCCGCATCAACAACACAGATTTCAACTCCTTCGTGGGCATTTGAACCGCTAGCACCGTGATTGCCGTTCATCACGGCGGAGCCGTTTGCGGCATTCTTACCACTGGCGAGGTGGGGCCCAATCATTTGGACACCTCGAAGATAATCGAAGAACCTGCGAACCTCTTCATATCCAGCTTCGGATTCGTAGAATTCGTAGAAACCAGTGACTTTATCCAAAGGCGGGATGGTGCATCTGTAGTATGACGGGATGCTGTAGTGTGGATCGCGGATCAAGAATGCAAAATGGAACTTTGAAAGAAGCTCCTTGGGAACAACAGTTGGGTTGCCAGGCTCATGGGCGACCCCGTTAGAACTGACGCCATTGCTTGAGTGGGCGCCGTTGACGCCGTCGGCACCCTCGGTTCCAATGCCCCGTTTGACCTGCTGCAAGGATGGAGCGATGCTGGCAGGTTTGCCATCTTCCGGGAAAAGATAGTAAACCATGTCCTTGATGAAAGGACGAGGACCCTGCTTCACGGTAAGTATACTGCACCTCAACGGCATTAAAATGCGGAACACAATGGTTCATGGGTTAAACTAGGGGAACGACGTGGTAAGAAGGGTGGTCTTCGGAACGACAGGGTCAACCGTATACGCTCATCTTCGACTTGATCGCCCGAAACGAAAGGTTCATTTCGAAAATGGTGTCACTGGTGCCAAAGAAACAAATGCACGGGACAGCAAGGCCTCGAACAGTACGAGTAGAAGAAGGGGGTTGGAAAAGAAGCAAAGGCGAACCGCAATTTCTCAATGACAGGGAAATGGGTCAGACCTCAGATGCTTCTCTATCTAAACGCTCAAATATTGTCTTATA includes:
- a CDS encoding uncharacterized protein (EggNog:ENOG410PPVD~COG:O~BUSCO:15901at33183); its protein translation is MMLSRRMLSKEDEEASHGEETEVRREDQEKINRFSRLHQRETALEEQLKTKQKDKEDLEEISAELDLADEDEPVPYKIGDSFISLPLPEAQALLTASSEQIDEEVSKIEGQLGELRDELQQLKVALYARFGRSINLET
- a CDS encoding uncharacterized protein (EggNog:ENOG410PH3C~COG:S~BUSCO:8909at33183) yields the protein MAKKPIFVATHPRACSTAFERVFMTRRDTLRCVHEPFGDAFYYGPERLGRRYEDDEEARIATGFSNSTYKTIFERLDREASEGPRPFIKDMVYYLFPEDGKPASIAPSLQQVKRGIGTEGADGVNGAHSSNGVSSNGVAHEPGNPTVVPKELLSKFHFAFLIRDPHYSIPSYYRCTIPPLDKVTGFYEFYESEAGYEEVRRFFDYLRGVQMIGPHLASGKNAANGSAVMNGNHGASGSNAHEGVEICVVDADDLLDNPAGVIERFCISVGEEFTPDMLNWESKEDQATAKEAFEKWPGFHEDAMHSTSLKPRLHKKKLKTEEEFECEWREKYGEKGAKIIRSAVNRSMSDYLYMKQFAMKV